A region from the Onthophagus taurus isolate NC chromosome 8, IU_Otau_3.0, whole genome shotgun sequence genome encodes:
- the LOC111425242 gene encoding congested-like trachea protein codes for MGDLGPAEYFLCGGVGGICTVLVGHPFDTIKVRLQTMPIPKPGEAALYGGTFDCMKKTVANEGFRGFYKGMGAPLAGVAPIFAISFMGYRVGKQIFGPTDPTQFTYMNYFTAGAFSGIFTTSIMAPGERIKCLLQIQQDAKTKTYDGPVDCAKKLYKEGGIKSIYRGSGATLLRDVPASGLYFLTYEAIKDYLTDNGKKDITISGTVFAGGCSGIANWLIGMPFDVLKSRLQTAKAGEFPNGIRDVARDLLKNEGPLALYKGIVPVLMRAFPANAACFLGFEMCKKLLQYAFPQES; via the exons ATGGGTGATTTGGGACCAGCTGAGTATTTCCTGTGTGGGGGTGTTGGAGGAATCTGCACGGTACTCGTGGGGCACCCCTTCGATACCATAAAG gTTCGTTTACAAACTATGCCAATACCAAAACCAGGTGAAGCAGCTTTATATGGTGGCACATTCGATTGTATGAAAAAAACGGTTGCAAATGAAGGGTTTCGAGGATTTTACAAAGGGATGGGAGCACCCTTAGCCGGTGTAGCACCAATTTTTGCCATATCATTTATGGGCTATCGAGTgggaaaacaaatttttggcCCCACGGATCCAACTCAATTCACTTATATGAATTATTTCACCGCTGGGGCTTTTTCGGGGATTTTCACCACCAGTATTATGGCACCTGGGGAAAGGATTAAGTGCCTTTTGCAAATTCAACAAGATGCCAAGACTAAAACTTACGATGGTCCCGTTGATTGCGCAAAAAAACTTTACAAAGAAGGTGGTATTAAAAGTATTTATCGTGGTTCTGGAGCTACTTTATTAAGAg atgtaCCCGCAAGTGGCTTATATTTTCTGACATACGAAGCGATCAAGGATTACCTTACCGATAATGGTAAAAAAGATATCACAATCAGCGGAACGGTGTTTGCTGGGGGATGTTCGGGAATCGCTAATTGGTTAATTGGGATGCCTTTCGATGTTCTTAAAAGCCGTTTACAAACGG cCAAAGCGGGCGAATTTCCCAATGGAATAAGGGATGTTGCTAGGGATTTATTAAAGAACGAAGGACCTTTAGCACTTTACAAAGGCATCGTTCCTGTTTTAATGAGAGCATTCCCCGCGAACGCCGCTTGTTTCCTCGGTTTCGAAATGTGCAAGAAACTCTTACAATATGCATTCCCCCAGGAGAGTTga
- the LOC111425202 gene encoding putative leucine-rich repeat-containing protein DDB_G0290503: protein MSEMDEIVDNSIETKENVHQSLKLNENKVKRSSILVSKNESLQQETKCSRRSDEMDRLNHLFETLSIRSLSEGREIEEFTSDLIQDEFELRKDMNNEDCNLDNQKIKENVENHEMATKSEETTMKLINYPEEGECNQKIKNLDGTLFINMENKQEESNKTMNLNQTIEIDGKMTKLNETLEINTKNVQDESSQNHDITMKLINYPEEGECNQKIKILDGTLVINVENKQEESNKTMNLNQTIEIDGKMTKLNETLEINTENIPDELSQNQEIVIKTKEVEEINNLDETLVINMENKQEESNKTMNLNQTIETNVNMEKLNETLEFNTKNVQDESSQNHDMATKSEEIEETTMKLINHTEEGECNQKIKNLDGTLVINMENKQKESNKSMNLNQTIEIDGKMKKINETLEINTENVQDESSQNHDITMKLINYAEERECNQKIKNLDGTLVINTENKQEESNKTINLNQTIEMDVKMKKLNETLEINTENIPDELSQNQEIVIKTKEVEEINNLDETLVINNQEILSQSLELVTKPKEIEENTVDLIKNCADEGNLNKSNKTMNLSQTMEIDAENIKENADDFEINTENIPGELSQNQEIVKTEEISMKLNDNTEEEGCNQEIKNLDGTLVINAETIKSKETEESNKSNKTMNLNETIDVDEKNVEEESSQCHKTKEMNCKKNLDETLVINNEEKLSQTPKMVNPNKSDQKLKNLNQTLDMNTECSEEKSSQSQENLIKQEQIEKTTKNLVKCRPPISRKNLIKNLNQTIEIKTGQSHKIDSQKTKLNETFNAENNKDVDKELKKLPKKIKRSDTIVIKPRNDDAGSSKNFGDSVKNVELNETLVIKTDKSEMNETLPIKDIKKKLFRMKKVEMVNSSTQCDQAEGVEIEGSVKNHSKSLKDYEQNLFQQISEVATIKEEFTTKQELLVNLESAFSTAHEKYERCKSVANVYKSNEEALRKSLAEAEEKLKGGMNTERNVKSQIEKCLNEYYGQLMSKRDEYARELRKTAKTVKILEIKVKSLETNLAQKCEERDNLMSVLNDSVRH, encoded by the exons ATGAGCGAAATGGATGAAATAGTTGATAATTCCATAGAAACAAAAGAAAACGTTCATCAATCCttgaaattaaacgaaaacaaGGTAAAGAGAAGCAGCATTTTGGTGTCGAAAAATGAATCTTTGCAACAAGAGACGAAATGCAGTCGAAGAAGTGATGAAATGGATCGTCTCAATcatttatttgaaactttgaGTATCAGATCGTTGAGTGAAGGAAGGGAAATCGAAGAGTTTACTTCAGATTTAATCCAAGATGAATTTGAATTAAGGAAGGATATGAATAATGAGGATTGTAATCTTgacaatcaaaaaattaaagaaaatgtagaGAATCATGAGATGGCCACTAAGAGTGAAGAAACCACCatgaaattgattaattatccAGAAGAAGGAGaatgtaatcaaaaaataaagaatttagatggaactttatttattaatatggaaaataagcAAGAAGAATCTAATAAGACAATGAATTTGAATCAAACTATAGAAATTGATggaaaaatgacaaaattaaatgaaactttGGAGATTAATACCAAAAATGTACAAGATGAATCATCCCAGAATCATGACATTACCatgaaattgattaattatccAGAAGAAGGAGaatgtaatcaaaaaataaagattttggATGGAACTCTGGTTATTAATGTGGAGAATAAGCAAGAAGAATCTAATAAGACAATGAATTTGAATCAAACTATAGAAATTGATggaaaaatgacaaaattaaatgaaactttGGAGATTAATACTGAAAATATACCAGATGAGTTATCTCAGAATCAAGAAATTGTCATTAAGACTAAAGAAgttgaagaaataaataatttagatgAAACTCTGGTGATTAATATGGAGAATAAGCAAGAAGAGTCTAATAAGACAAtgaatttaaatcaaactaTAGAAACTAATgtaaatatggaaaaattaaatgaaactttGGAGTTTAATACCAAAAATGTACAAGATGAATCATCCCAGAATCATGACATGGCCACTAAGAgtgaagaaattgaagaaactaCCATGAAATTGATTAATCATACAGAAGAAGGAGAatgcaatcaaaaaataaagaatttagatGGAACTCTGGTTAttaatatggaaaataagcAAAAAGAATCTAATAAGAGCATGAATTTGAATCAAACTATAGAAATTGatggaaaaatgaaaaaaataaatgaaactttGGAGATTAATACTGAAAATGTACAAGATGAATCATCCCAGAATCATGACATTACCatgaaattgattaattatgcAGAAGAAAGAGaatgtaatcaaaaaataaagaatttagatGGAACTCTGGTTATTAATACAGAGAATAAGCAAGAAGAATCTAATAAGacaataaatttgaatcaaaCTATAGAAATGGatgtaaaaatgaaaaaattaaatgaaactttGGAGATTAATACTGAAAATATACCAGATGAGTTATCTCAGAATCAAGAAATTGTCATTAAGACTAAAGAAgttgaagaaataaataatttagatgAAACTCTGGTTATTAATAACCAAGAAATCTTATCCCAAAGTCTTGAATTGGTCACTAAACccaaagaaattgaagaaaacaccgtggatttaataaaaaattgtgctGATGAAGGAAATCTTAATAAATCTAATAAGACAATGAATTTGAGTCAAACTATGGAAATTGATgcagaaaatattaaagaaaacgcCGATGATTTTGAGATTAACACTGAAAATATACCAGGTGAGTTATCCCAGAATCAAGAAATTGTTAAGACTGAAGAAATCTCCATGAAATTAAATGATAATACAGAAGAAGAAGGATGTaatcaagaaataaagaatttagatGGAACTTTGGTTATTAATGCAGAGACTATTAAATCTAAAGAAACTGAGGAATCTAATAAATCTAATAAGACAATGAATTTAAATGAAACTATTGATgttgatgaaaaaaatgtGGAAGAAGAATCATCTCAATGCCATAAGACTAAAGAAATGAATTGTAAAAAGAATTTAGATGAAACTCTGGTTATTAACAACGAAGAAAAATTATCCCAAACTCCTAAAATGGTGAATCCTAATAAATCTGaccaaaaacttaaaaatttaaatcaaactttAGATATGAATACAGAATGTAGTGAAGAAAAATCATCCCAGAGtcaagaaaatttgattaaacaagaacaaattgaaaaGACCACCAAGAATTTGGTGAAATGTCGCCCAccaatttcaagaaaaaatctgataaaaaatttaaatcaaactatagaaattaaaacagGCCAAAGTCATAAAATCGATTCACAAAAAACCAAATTAAACGAAACTTTCAACgcggaaaataataaagatgttgataaagagttaaaaaaattacccaaaaaaattaaaaggagcGACACCATAGTGATTAAACCCCGAAATGACGACGCTGGTTCGTCTAAAAATTTCGGCGATTCAGTTAAAAACGtagaattaaatgaaacgtTGGTTATTAAAACTGATAAAAGCGAAATGAATGAAACACT TCCcattaaagatataaaaaaaaaattatttagaatgaaaaaagttgaaatgGTTAATTCTTCAACTCAATGTGATCAAGCCGAAGGGGTCGAAATCGAAGGAAGCGTTAAAAATCATTCGAAATCATTGAAAGATTACGAGCAAAACTTGTTTCAGCAAATTTCTGAAGTGGCCACTATAAAGGAAGAATTCACCACAAAACAAGAACTTTTAGTTAATTTAGAAAGTGCCTTTTCAACTGCTCATGa aaaatacgAACGTTGTAAATCCGTCGCAAATGTTTACAAAAGTAATGAAGAGGCTTTGAGGAAATCTTTAGCTGAGGCAGAGGAAAAACTGAAAGGGGGTATGAACACCGAACGCAATGTTAAATcgcaaattgaaaaatgtctTAATGA GTATTACGGACAATTGATGTCAAAACGTGATGAATACGCAAGAGAATTGAGAAAAACGGCTAAAACTGTgaaaatattggaaataaAAGTGAAATCATTAGAAACCAATTTGGcgcaaaaatgtgaagaaagGGATAATTTAATGAGTGTTTTAAACGATTCCGTTAGGcactaa
- the LOC111425241 gene encoding uncharacterized protein: MLLYKNIISCTNVFIKEMLTTHTFLKDHKLPLKILSTILACLTLFLLAPIILICLIKNNLIKLFLNLRYDGKCGIVSGVDSYFECIKNQPSYVSIIEHSGSIEELQTIIKKSTSRLLQSHYKFSSTIHNIFGVYYYLKNQVFLNDVFSIENIDVSSKDLLKNYLEKHCFSDFGDKSLWKVVLFETSIKWNEMDNSKTYYAILIRFNHCLGDAIALSMYLQQYFYNNVKSKYFEKLRNNSKSKDVFNRSNLGSLLFPGSKLNYTEINLFPSHQKLAMFNEDEPRYIHLIKYISKQLNCSFTDVITICAMSSITNYLKLEGVKTTNFIVANTSRPRHGDNINFILEQKELSNNFTIEAFNLPLKQQNILIRFKEILPILTDGRNSDTAQIIYWITKLLSFLHPKLLRKITRLNSIGTTLAITNIPFADYCKIGTSAVKTIFAFPNNFENTKFLLVVSTFQDKLQTILITKKNLKVSGEKLQEILNNCFLNINRLYEEVKLNEIK; encoded by the exons AtgcttttatataaaaacattatcAGTTGCACAAATGTCTTTATTAAG gaaATGTTAACTACTCACACGTTTTTAAAGGATCATAAACTTCCccttaaaatattatcaacaATTCTCGCTTGCTTAACACTATTCTTATTAGctccaattattttaatttgtttaattaaaaataacttgatcaaattatttttgaatcttCGTTACGATGGAAAATGTGGAATCGTTTCGGGCGTGGATTCATATTTTGAATGTATAAAGAATCAACCTTCTTATGTGAGCATAATAGAACATTCTGGATCAATCGAAGAATTACAAACTATCATCAAAAAATCTACAAGTCGCTTATTACAATCccattataaattttcaagcacaattcataacatttttggagtatattattatttaaaaaatcaagtttttttaaatgatgtaTTTTCCATAGAAAATATTGATGTTTCGAGTAAAGatcttcttaaaaattatttggaaaAGCATTGTTTTTCCGATTTTGGTGATAAATCGTTATGGAAAGTTGTACTGTTTGAAACTTCGATAAAATGGAACGAAAtggataactcaaaaacttatTACGCGATTTTAATCAGATTTAATCATTGTTTGGGTGATGCAATAGCTTTATCGATGTACCTCCAACAATACTTCTACAACAACGTTAAAAGcaaatatttcgaaaaattaagaaacaattcAAAAAGTAAAGATGTATTTAATAGAAGCAACTTAGGAAGTCTTTTATTTCCTGgctctaaattaaattacaccgaaataaatttattcccaTCTCACCAAAAATTAGCTATGTTTAACGAAGATGAACCAAGATACATccatttaattaaatacataagtaaacaattaaattgttCTTTTACGGATGTTATTACAATTTGTGCTATGTCGAGTATcactaattatttaaaattg GAAGGAGTTAAAACCACAAACTTCATAGTTGCGAACACATCAAGACCTCGCCACGGAgataatatcaattttattttggaaCAGAAAgaattatcaaataatttcaCAATAGAAGCTTTTAATTTGCCACTAAAACAgcaaaatatattaatcagatttaaagaaattttgccTATTTTAACGGATGGAAGAAATTCTGACACGGCACAA ATTATTTATTGGATTACAAAGTTATTATCGTTCTTACACCCAAAATTATTGAGGAAAATTACTCGTTTAAACTCAATAGGGACCACATTGGCAATCACAAATATCCCATTTGCCGATTATTGCAAAATCGGGACAAGTGCGGTTAAAACTATATTCGCATTCCCTAACAATTTCGAAAATACAA aattcctTTTGGTGGTGTCCACGTTTCAAGATAAATTACAAACCATcctgattacaaaaaaaaatctaaaggtATCTGGGGAAAAACTAcaagaaatattaaacaattgttttttaaatattaatcgtCTTTATGAGGAAgtgaaattaaatgaaattaaataa
- the LOC111425240 gene encoding toll-like receptor 13, protein MCCSLFYYLLLTSFIPISYTLWENEKLCPLQCTCYLQHLTETSIYRYTQQDKEAEKHQSEAFGHENNEVLYDDDFIATFEEAKSILRTAVCMIQTETELKDLLRKVQKDVNALTLIQGSDSGNKTLKASDLVQFQDLLVLELQGVKLKEQQNASNFVYEVDASLTWLEYLNLERVTLKNSLRSFRVFDKDEEVTVEYVKKFLPNSKPIAFVKKGPPTEILPYKEYVEQMKNNFASFKGFESLVLLRISDCDLNTLYWEIFEGLSKLEYLILDRNHLKFIPDFAFYGAPKLKSLSLAHNYLLNIQLTHLAGLLELEYLDLSHNNFSELSELSLPPFPKLKLANFGDNPVTVIFPNTFEVLNTTDSIILGSEETPLSLLTNSFVGLKLLKKLTIRNLKIKVLQKEILVGMPSLKEFILTGDIPKIDFDAFMEVNNLEKLIMNQCNISRLSVDTFMGLNRLKILDLSKNNIDFIPPGLFDILPNLRELYLSNNHLKEVSKGIFPNTLRLIRLDNNPWQCSCDMSDWKPMIINRIKRKIAKICNQEFDKGISCGKDTSFTYTYIFEPKVAPKCASPPEYINHSVFHVMRKQFKCSAYKPKLRKIKKQKNTSLEVTAKTIDVSTENSYVSDEENNFNNKQSIETNRHSIELNRQSNELHRHSIELNRQSNDLNTFLSSQNNRDVYNKWNGGLNFSQKSVELNTRNGIRKKKFRKNSFGKIKKVL, encoded by the exons atgtgttgctcattattttattatttactccTTACAAGTTTTATTCCA ATATCTTACACATTATgggaaaacgaaaaattatgCCCACTACAATGTACGTGTTATTTACAACATTTAACCGAAACATCAATATATCGTTACACCCAACAAGATAAAGAAGCTGAAAAACACCAATCAGAAGCATTCGGTCACGAGAACAACGAAGTTTTATACGACGACGATTTCATTGCGACGTTTGAAGAGGCAAAATCGATTCTAAGAACGGCTGTATGCATGATACAAACCGAAACGGAactaaaagatttattaagaaaagtgcAAAAAGATGTGAATGCGTTAACGTTAATTCAAGGTTCTGATTCGGGGAATAAAACGTTAAAAGCAAGCGATTTGGTTCAATTTCAAGACCTCCTCGTGTTGGAATTGCAAGGTGTTAAATTGAAGGAGCAACAAAACGCGAGTAATTTTGTTTACGAAGTTGATGCGAGTTTGACATGGTTGGAGTATTTAAATTTGGAAAGGGTTACGTTGAAAAATTCGTTGAGGAGTTTTCGGGTGTTTGATAAAGATGAAGAAGTCACTGTTgagtatgtaaaaaaatttttgccgAATTCGAAACCGATCGCTTTCGTTAAAAAAGGCCCCCCAACTGAAATATTGCCCTACAAAGAATACGTGGAgcaaatgaaaaataattttgcgtCATTTAAAGGTTTTGAATCGTTAGTTTTATTGCGCATATCCGATTGCGATTTAAACACTTTGTATTGGGAAATATTTGAGGGTTTAAGTAAGCtggaatatttaattttggatcgaaatcatttaaaatttattcccGATTTCGCTTTTTATGGCGCcccaaaattaaaatcgttgtCTTTAGCCCACAATTATTTGTTAAACATTCAATTAACACATTTAGCTGGTTTATTAGAATTGGAATATTTAGATTTGTCTCACAATAATTTCTCGGAATTGTCCGAATTATCTTTGCCACCAtttccaaaattaaaattggccAATTTCGGCGATAACCCCGTTACGGTCATTTTCCCAAATACTTTCgaagttttaaatacaaccGATTCAATTATTTTGGGGAGTGAAGAGACGCCTTTATCTTTGTTAACAAACTCTTTTGTCGggttaaaattgttaaaaaaattaacaatacgtaatttaaaaattaaagttttgcaAAAAGAAATTCTTGTGGGGATGCCAAGCTTAAAAGAGTTCATTTTAACCGgcgatatcccaaaaatcgattttgatgCGTTTATGgaagtaaataatttagaaaaattaataatgaatcaaTGTAATATCTCCCGATTATCCGTTGACACTTTCATGGGTTTAAATcgcttaaaaattttagatttatcaaaaaataacatcgatttCATCCCCCCCGGGTTATTCGACATCTTACCCAACCTCCGCGAATTATATTTAAGCAATAACCACCTCAAAGAAGTTTCAAAAGGCATTTTCCCAAACACTTTAAGATTAATTCGCCTCGATAACAATCCCTGGCAATGTTCTTGCGATATGAGCGATTGGAAACCGATGATTATTAatcgaattaaacgaaaaatagcaaaaattTGTAATCAAGAATTCGATAAAGGCATTTCTTGCGGCAAAGACACCTCATTCACTTACACATACATTTTTGAACCGAAAGTTGCCCCAAAATGTGCGTCACCGCCCGAATATATTAATCACAGCGTGTTCCACGTAAtgagaaaacaatttaaatgttCCGCTTATAAACCAAAACTTcgcaaaattaaaaagcaaaaaaatacTTCCCTTGAAGTTACCGCGAAAACTATCGATGTTTCTACAGAAAATTCTTATGTTTCCGAcgaagaaaacaattttaataacaaacaaTCGATTGAAACTAATCGTCACTCAATCGAGTTAAACAGACAATCAAATGAGCTACATAGACACTCAATTGAGTTAAATAGACAATCTAATGAtttaaacacatttttatCGTCTCAAAATAATCGggatgtttataataaatggaACGGCGGGttaaatttttcacaaaaaagtgtTGAACTTAATACTAGAAACggtattagaaaaaaaaagtttcgcaaaaattcttttggtaaaattaagaaagttttataa
- the LOC111425325 gene encoding hyaluronan mediated motility receptor-like: MENGDKDQNLDETVFFSPSKTMDETSYIECEKRDVSTQYECDQDVLINIGELHKVFKSEVNVGEFIKLKKEHARLEKHLSNISMALSDVHQKYNGTKSTIEEHKANIKKLEGKLTQTNERIANSKEYVENSRKLYVDTANQYNKDFIADRESYENKTKGLMKSMKVLEIKSRSLQSNIAQVTVEIKDLGNLLSVEKQ, encoded by the exons ATGGAAAACGGTGATAAGGACCAAAATCTTGATGAAACAGT tttttttagcCCTTCAAAAACTATGGATGAAACTTCCTACATTGAGTGTGAAAAAAGAGATGTTTCAACTCAATATGAGTGTGATCAAGATGTCCTAATAAACATTGGGGAACTCCACAAAGTATTTAAATCGGAAGTAAACGTTGGGgagtttataaaattaaagaaagaaCATGCAAGACTTGAGAAACATCTTTCGAATATTTCGATGGCTTTATCAGATGTACAcca GAAATATAATGGCACAAAGTCAACTATTGAGGAACATAAAGCAAACATTAAAAAGTTAGAAGGAAAATTAACACAAACAAACGAAAGGATTGCAAATTCCAAAGAATATGTGGAAAATAGCAGGAAATTATACGTGGATACTGCGAATCA gtACAATAAGGACTTTATCGCTGATCGAGAATCCtacgaaaacaaaacaaaggGTTTGATGAAATCCATGAAAGTCCTTGAAATCAAAAGCAGATCTCTCCAGTCAAATATTGCTCAAGTCACTGTCGAAATTAAAGATTTAGGGAACTTATTGTCAGTGGAAAAACAATAA